In a single window of the Poecile atricapillus isolate bPoeAtr1 chromosome 27, bPoeAtr1.hap1, whole genome shotgun sequence genome:
- the LOC131589113 gene encoding myosin light chain kinase, smooth muscle-like isoform X1 yields the protein MSQAGGTAEPWVCPQGGTGDPSNGAEEAFEHRDVVINSQDKVSDVYTQLEKLGQGKFGTVYRLQEKATGKIRAGKYFRTRTAKEKEAARAEVELMNLLHHPRLVQCLDAFQGPSELVMVMEYVEGGELFERIVDDDFEHTEPSSAQYVRQILEGLQFMHGQAIVHLDLKPENIVCVSPGSHWIKIIDFGLARKLAPDTPVKVLHGTPEFMAPEVVAFEPVSFSTDMWSVGVICYILLSGESPFQGDTDMETLSNVTAAQWDFEEEIFSEISQQAKDFISQLLQKDPRRRLPSAGALVHPWLQQPQPSSPRALPKERIRQFLARRKWQKTGKALLALKRLTLLSQSPEGKASEAQDEEGLEKEQPSGALPQRGPNPSELLMEREEEEEEDGGSIAASGQ from the exons ATGTCCCAGGCAGGAGGTACAGCAGAACCCtgggtgtgtccccaggggggcacaggggacCCCAGCAATG GAGCTGAGGAGGCCTTTGAACACCGTGATGTGGTCATCAACAGCCAGGACAAGGTTTCAGATGTGTACACACAGCTGGAGAAGCTGGGGCA ggggAAATTCGGGACCGTGTACCGGCTGCAGGAAAAGGCCACCGGCAAAATCCGGGCTGGGAAATATTTCCGGACACGCACGGCAAAGGAGAAGGAGGCGGCTCGGGCTGAGGTGGAGCTGATGAACCTCCTGCATCACCCACGCCTCGTGCAGTGCCTCGACGCCTTCCAGGGCCCCTCAGAGCTGGTGATGGTGATGGAGTA TGTGGAGGGTGGGGAGCTCTTCGAGCGCATCGTGGACGACGACTTCGAGcacacagagcccagcagtgcccagtaCGTGCGGCAGATCCTGGAAGGGCTGCAGTTCATGCACGGCCAGGCCATCGTCCACCTCGACCTCAAACCCGAGAACATCGTCTGCGTCAGCCCCGGCAGCCACTGGATCAAGATCATCGACTTTGGGCTGGCACGGAAGCTGG ctccagacACCCCTGTGAAGGTGTTGCACGGCACCCCTGAATTCATGGCTCCAGAAGTGGTGGCCTTTGAGCCCGTGAGCTTCTCCACAGACATGTGGAGCGTTGGTGTCATCTGCTACATCCT GCTGAGCGGGGAGTCGCCCTTCCAGGGGGACACTGACATGGAGACACTGAGCAATGTCACAGCTGCCCAGTGGGACTTTGAGGAGGAGATCTTCTCAGAGATCTCCCAGCAAGCCAAGGACTTCAtcagccagctgctgcagaaggaCCCCCG CCGGCGGCTCCCGAGTGCGGGGGCTCTTGTGCacccctggctgcagcagccccagcccagcagccccagggcgcTCCCCAAGGAGAGGATCAGGCAGTTCCTGGCGCGTCGGAAGTGGCAG aaaacagggaaagccCTGCTGGCTCTCAAGAGGCTGACCCTGCTGTCCCAGAGCCCGGAGGGGAAGGCATCAGAGGCTCAGGATGAGGAAG GTCTGGAGAAGGAGCAGCCCTCTGGGGCTCTGCCCCAACGAGGTCCCAACCCCTCGGAGCTGCTGATGgagcgggaggaagaggaggaggaggatggtggGAGCATTGCAGCCTCAGGGCAGTGA
- the LOC131589113 gene encoding myosin light chain kinase, smooth muscle-like isoform X3, whose amino-acid sequence MSQAGGTAEPWVCPQGGTGDPSNGAEEAFEHRDVVINSQDKVSDVYTQLEKLGQGKFGTVYRLQEKATGKIRAGKYFRTRTAKEKEAARAEVELMNLLHHPRLVQCLDAFQGPSELVMVMEYVEGGELFERIVDDDFEHTEPSSAQYVRQILEGLQFMHGQAIVHLDLKPENIVCVSPGSHWIKIIDFGLARKLAPDTPVKVLHGTPEFMAPEVVAFEPVSFSTDMWSVGVICYILLSGESPFQGDTDMETLSNVTAAQWDFEEEIFSEISQQAKDFISQLLQKDPRRRLPSAGALVHPWLQQPQPSSPRALPKERIRQFLARRKWQKTGKALLALKRLTLLSQSPEGKASEAQDEEGDGP is encoded by the exons ATGTCCCAGGCAGGAGGTACAGCAGAACCCtgggtgtgtccccaggggggcacaggggacCCCAGCAATG GAGCTGAGGAGGCCTTTGAACACCGTGATGTGGTCATCAACAGCCAGGACAAGGTTTCAGATGTGTACACACAGCTGGAGAAGCTGGGGCA ggggAAATTCGGGACCGTGTACCGGCTGCAGGAAAAGGCCACCGGCAAAATCCGGGCTGGGAAATATTTCCGGACACGCACGGCAAAGGAGAAGGAGGCGGCTCGGGCTGAGGTGGAGCTGATGAACCTCCTGCATCACCCACGCCTCGTGCAGTGCCTCGACGCCTTCCAGGGCCCCTCAGAGCTGGTGATGGTGATGGAGTA TGTGGAGGGTGGGGAGCTCTTCGAGCGCATCGTGGACGACGACTTCGAGcacacagagcccagcagtgcccagtaCGTGCGGCAGATCCTGGAAGGGCTGCAGTTCATGCACGGCCAGGCCATCGTCCACCTCGACCTCAAACCCGAGAACATCGTCTGCGTCAGCCCCGGCAGCCACTGGATCAAGATCATCGACTTTGGGCTGGCACGGAAGCTGG ctccagacACCCCTGTGAAGGTGTTGCACGGCACCCCTGAATTCATGGCTCCAGAAGTGGTGGCCTTTGAGCCCGTGAGCTTCTCCACAGACATGTGGAGCGTTGGTGTCATCTGCTACATCCT GCTGAGCGGGGAGTCGCCCTTCCAGGGGGACACTGACATGGAGACACTGAGCAATGTCACAGCTGCCCAGTGGGACTTTGAGGAGGAGATCTTCTCAGAGATCTCCCAGCAAGCCAAGGACTTCAtcagccagctgctgcagaaggaCCCCCG CCGGCGGCTCCCGAGTGCGGGGGCTCTTGTGCacccctggctgcagcagccccagcccagcagccccagggcgcTCCCCAAGGAGAGGATCAGGCAGTTCCTGGCGCGTCGGAAGTGGCAG aaaacagggaaagccCTGCTGGCTCTCAAGAGGCTGACCCTGCTGTCCCAGAGCCCGGAGGGGAAGGCATCAGAGGCTCAGGATGAGGAAGGTGATGGCCCCTGA
- the LOC131589113 gene encoding myosin light chain kinase, smooth muscle-like isoform X2, with translation MSQAGGAEEAFEHRDVVINSQDKVSDVYTQLEKLGQGKFGTVYRLQEKATGKIRAGKYFRTRTAKEKEAARAEVELMNLLHHPRLVQCLDAFQGPSELVMVMEYVEGGELFERIVDDDFEHTEPSSAQYVRQILEGLQFMHGQAIVHLDLKPENIVCVSPGSHWIKIIDFGLARKLAPDTPVKVLHGTPEFMAPEVVAFEPVSFSTDMWSVGVICYILLSGESPFQGDTDMETLSNVTAAQWDFEEEIFSEISQQAKDFISQLLQKDPRRRLPSAGALVHPWLQQPQPSSPRALPKERIRQFLARRKWQKTGKALLALKRLTLLSQSPEGKASEAQDEEGLEKEQPSGALPQRGPNPSELLMEREEEEEEDGGSIAASGQ, from the exons ATGTCCCAGGCAGGAG GAGCTGAGGAGGCCTTTGAACACCGTGATGTGGTCATCAACAGCCAGGACAAGGTTTCAGATGTGTACACACAGCTGGAGAAGCTGGGGCA ggggAAATTCGGGACCGTGTACCGGCTGCAGGAAAAGGCCACCGGCAAAATCCGGGCTGGGAAATATTTCCGGACACGCACGGCAAAGGAGAAGGAGGCGGCTCGGGCTGAGGTGGAGCTGATGAACCTCCTGCATCACCCACGCCTCGTGCAGTGCCTCGACGCCTTCCAGGGCCCCTCAGAGCTGGTGATGGTGATGGAGTA TGTGGAGGGTGGGGAGCTCTTCGAGCGCATCGTGGACGACGACTTCGAGcacacagagcccagcagtgcccagtaCGTGCGGCAGATCCTGGAAGGGCTGCAGTTCATGCACGGCCAGGCCATCGTCCACCTCGACCTCAAACCCGAGAACATCGTCTGCGTCAGCCCCGGCAGCCACTGGATCAAGATCATCGACTTTGGGCTGGCACGGAAGCTGG ctccagacACCCCTGTGAAGGTGTTGCACGGCACCCCTGAATTCATGGCTCCAGAAGTGGTGGCCTTTGAGCCCGTGAGCTTCTCCACAGACATGTGGAGCGTTGGTGTCATCTGCTACATCCT GCTGAGCGGGGAGTCGCCCTTCCAGGGGGACACTGACATGGAGACACTGAGCAATGTCACAGCTGCCCAGTGGGACTTTGAGGAGGAGATCTTCTCAGAGATCTCCCAGCAAGCCAAGGACTTCAtcagccagctgctgcagaaggaCCCCCG CCGGCGGCTCCCGAGTGCGGGGGCTCTTGTGCacccctggctgcagcagccccagcccagcagccccagggcgcTCCCCAAGGAGAGGATCAGGCAGTTCCTGGCGCGTCGGAAGTGGCAG aaaacagggaaagccCTGCTGGCTCTCAAGAGGCTGACCCTGCTGTCCCAGAGCCCGGAGGGGAAGGCATCAGAGGCTCAGGATGAGGAAG GTCTGGAGAAGGAGCAGCCCTCTGGGGCTCTGCCCCAACGAGGTCCCAACCCCTCGGAGCTGCTGATGgagcgggaggaagaggaggaggaggatggtggGAGCATTGCAGCCTCAGGGCAGTGA
- the LOC131589113 gene encoding myosin light chain kinase, smooth muscle-like isoform X4, translating into MNLLHHPRLVQCLDAFQGPSELVMVMEYVEGGELFERIVDDDFEHTEPSSAQYVRQILEGLQFMHGQAIVHLDLKPENIVCVSPGSHWIKIIDFGLARKLAPDTPVKVLHGTPEFMAPEVVAFEPVSFSTDMWSVGVICYILLSGESPFQGDTDMETLSNVTAAQWDFEEEIFSEISQQAKDFISQLLQKDPRRRLPSAGALVHPWLQQPQPSSPRALPKERIRQFLARRKWQKTGKALLALKRLTLLSQSPEGKASEAQDEEGLEKEQPSGALPQRGPNPSELLMEREEEEEEDGGSIAASGQ; encoded by the exons ATGAACCTCCTGCATCACCCACGCCTCGTGCAGTGCCTCGACGCCTTCCAGGGCCCCTCAGAGCTGGTGATGGTGATGGAGTA TGTGGAGGGTGGGGAGCTCTTCGAGCGCATCGTGGACGACGACTTCGAGcacacagagcccagcagtgcccagtaCGTGCGGCAGATCCTGGAAGGGCTGCAGTTCATGCACGGCCAGGCCATCGTCCACCTCGACCTCAAACCCGAGAACATCGTCTGCGTCAGCCCCGGCAGCCACTGGATCAAGATCATCGACTTTGGGCTGGCACGGAAGCTGG ctccagacACCCCTGTGAAGGTGTTGCACGGCACCCCTGAATTCATGGCTCCAGAAGTGGTGGCCTTTGAGCCCGTGAGCTTCTCCACAGACATGTGGAGCGTTGGTGTCATCTGCTACATCCT GCTGAGCGGGGAGTCGCCCTTCCAGGGGGACACTGACATGGAGACACTGAGCAATGTCACAGCTGCCCAGTGGGACTTTGAGGAGGAGATCTTCTCAGAGATCTCCCAGCAAGCCAAGGACTTCAtcagccagctgctgcagaaggaCCCCCG CCGGCGGCTCCCGAGTGCGGGGGCTCTTGTGCacccctggctgcagcagccccagcccagcagccccagggcgcTCCCCAAGGAGAGGATCAGGCAGTTCCTGGCGCGTCGGAAGTGGCAG aaaacagggaaagccCTGCTGGCTCTCAAGAGGCTGACCCTGCTGTCCCAGAGCCCGGAGGGGAAGGCATCAGAGGCTCAGGATGAGGAAG GTCTGGAGAAGGAGCAGCCCTCTGGGGCTCTGCCCCAACGAGGTCCCAACCCCTCGGAGCTGCTGATGgagcgggaggaagaggaggaggaggatggtggGAGCATTGCAGCCTCAGGGCAGTGA